A window of the Synechococcus sp. M16.1 genome harbors these coding sequences:
- a CDS encoding diacylglycerol/polyprenol kinase family protein, with protein sequence MLPITGPIAILLWMAMVVAGAVLCRRLRPNQRELSRKIVHIGTGAVVPLAWFFEIPFVVALPVAAVITVVTTINHQWRFIPAVEDVDRNSYGTIAYGIAITTLLLLFWPTRADAVSAGVLVMALGDGLAGLIGRNVASPKWVLFGQTKSSVGTMTMAVVSGLVLIGLARWSGADLSLPAAFGMVAMATGLEQLSWSGLDNLSVPLSVGVLWSQLVV encoded by the coding sequence TTGCTTCCCATCACCGGACCCATCGCCATCCTGCTCTGGATGGCGATGGTGGTAGCAGGCGCCGTGTTGTGCCGCCGGCTTCGGCCGAACCAACGGGAACTGAGCCGAAAAATTGTGCACATCGGAACCGGAGCCGTGGTTCCTTTGGCCTGGTTCTTTGAAATTCCCTTCGTTGTTGCCCTGCCTGTTGCGGCGGTGATCACGGTTGTGACGACGATCAACCACCAATGGCGCTTCATCCCCGCCGTTGAGGATGTTGATCGCAACAGCTACGGCACCATCGCCTACGGCATCGCAATCACAACGCTGCTTCTGCTGTTCTGGCCAACCCGAGCCGATGCGGTGTCAGCCGGGGTTCTGGTGATGGCCTTAGGGGATGGCCTTGCAGGGTTGATCGGTCGCAACGTCGCGTCCCCGAAGTGGGTTCTGTTTGGCCAGACCAAATCAAGCGTCGGCACGATGACCATGGCCGTTGTCTCAGGCCTGGTGCTGATCGGCCTGGCGCGATGGTCGGGGGCTGACCTATCCCTGCCAGCAGCCTTTGGCATGGTGGCCATGGCAACCGGTTTGGAACAGCTCAGCTGGAGCGGTCTGGACAACCTCAGCGTTCCCCTCAGCGTGGGGGTGCTGTGGAGTCAGCTGGTGGTTTGA
- a CDS encoding 3-deoxy-7-phosphoheptulonate synthase — translation MATTSDLHVVETRPLVAPAVLHQELPMDAAALETVASARRRIQEILSGRDQRLLVVVGPCSVHDVKAAREYAQRLAPIRERLKDQLEVVMRVYFEKPRTTVGWKGLINDPHLDDSYDINTGLRRARGLLLDLAREGMPAATELLDPVVPQYIADLISWTAIGARTTESQTHREMASGLSMPIGYKNSTNGSATIAINAMQAAAKPHHFLGINRDGHASIVSTTGNPYGHLVLRGGSQGSNYHLEAVQESAAELSKAGLQDRLMVDCSHANSNKDFRRQAEVLASVAEQLRGGSNHVMGVMIESHLVEGNQKLNADLTQLTYGQSVTDACISLETTETLLEDLAAAVASRKQTVTA, via the coding sequence ATGGCCACCACCTCCGATTTGCATGTGGTGGAGACACGTCCTTTGGTGGCCCCTGCTGTGTTGCATCAGGAGCTGCCCATGGACGCGGCGGCACTCGAAACCGTGGCGTCAGCCCGCCGGCGCATTCAAGAGATCCTCAGTGGCCGTGATCAGCGTTTGCTGGTGGTGGTGGGCCCCTGCTCTGTTCACGACGTCAAGGCTGCCCGGGAGTATGCCCAGCGCCTGGCTCCGATCCGCGAGCGCTTGAAGGATCAGCTCGAGGTGGTGATGCGGGTGTATTTCGAGAAGCCGCGCACCACGGTTGGTTGGAAGGGACTGATCAATGACCCCCATCTCGACGACTCCTACGACATCAACACCGGCCTGCGGCGGGCCCGGGGACTGCTGTTGGATCTCGCCCGGGAGGGGATGCCTGCTGCAACGGAACTGCTCGATCCCGTTGTTCCTCAGTACATCGCTGATTTGATCAGCTGGACCGCGATCGGTGCCAGGACGACGGAAAGTCAGACCCACCGCGAAATGGCCTCAGGGTTGTCGATGCCGATCGGCTACAAGAACAGCACCAACGGCAGCGCCACCATCGCGATCAATGCCATGCAGGCGGCAGCGAAGCCGCATCACTTCCTCGGCATCAATCGCGATGGTCATGCCTCGATCGTCAGCACCACGGGCAATCCCTACGGCCATCTCGTGCTGCGCGGCGGTAGCCAGGGCAGCAATTACCACTTGGAAGCTGTGCAGGAGTCCGCAGCCGAGTTGAGCAAAGCCGGTCTGCAGGATCGTCTGATGGTGGATTGCAGCCATGCCAACAGCAACAAAGACTTCCGCCGACAGGCGGAGGTGCTGGCCAGCGTTGCCGAGCAGTTGCGGGGGGGCTCCAATCACGTGATGGGCGTGATGATCGAGAGCCATCTGGTGGAAGGCAACCAGAAGCTCAACGCCGACCTGACGCAGCTGACCTATGGCCAGAGCGTCACGGATGCCTGCATCAGCCTCGAGACCACCGAAACCCTGTTGGAGGATCTGGCCGCGGCCGTGGCCAGTCGCAAACAGACGGTTACCGCCTGA
- the acnB gene encoding bifunctional aconitate hydratase 2/2-methylisocitrate dehydratase, whose amino-acid sequence MLSAYRELAAAREAQGVPALPLNAEQTQGLTELLQNPPAGEEEFLLHLLSERIPPGVDEAAYVKATWLSAVAQGDAKSPLVSPLEATRLLGTMVGGYNVAALIELLKHSDPALAGCAAEGLSRTLLVYDAFNEVMDLAADNRFAKQVVDSWAAAEWFTAKPELAKSITVTVFKVEGETNTDDLSPATHATTRPDIPVHALAMLETRDPEGLKTIASLKEKGHPVAYVGDVVGTGSSRKSAINSVLWHTGNDIPHVPNKRAGGVILGGKIAPIFFNTAEDSGALPIECDVTDLNTGDVITIRPHAGTIERDGKVVSRFELKPTTISDEVRAGGRIPLMIGRALTDKVRAKLGLTPSDLFIRPSAPADTGKGFTLAQKMVGKACGLAGVRPGTSCEPLMTTVGSQDTTGPMTRDEMKELACLGFSSDLVMQSFCHTAAYPKPVDLQTQNELPDFFAQRGGVALRPGDGIIHSWLNRMLLPDTVGTGGDSHTRFPLGISFPGGSGVVAFAAAIGAMPLDMPESVLVRFSGSLQPGVTLRDVVNAIPWVAIQRGLLTVEKANKKNLFNGRIMEIEGLPDLKLEQAFELTDASAERSCAGCTIKLSEDTVSEYLRSNVALLKNMIARGYSDARTLARRIKEMEAWLANPQLMSADTDAEYAEVLEINLDELTEPVVACPNDPDNVKLLSEVAGDPVQEVFIGSCMTNIGHYRAAAKVLEGAGQNTARLWVCPPTRMDEETLKEEGYYATFEAAGSRMEMPGCSLCMGNQARVEDNTTVFSTSTRNFNNRLGKGAQVYLGSAELAAVCAQLGRIPTPEEYRRIAAEKIDPLSDELYRYLNFDQISGFEDQGRVVSADDEATVLAQA is encoded by the coding sequence ATGCTGAGCGCTTACCGCGAGCTGGCCGCCGCCCGGGAAGCCCAGGGCGTTCCCGCTCTTCCGCTCAACGCCGAGCAGACCCAGGGACTGACCGAATTGCTGCAGAACCCTCCCGCCGGCGAGGAGGAGTTCCTGCTGCACCTGCTCAGCGAGCGGATCCCACCGGGTGTGGATGAAGCGGCTTACGTGAAGGCCACCTGGCTGAGTGCCGTGGCTCAGGGAGACGCCAAGAGCCCCCTGGTGTCACCACTGGAGGCCACCCGGCTGCTGGGAACGATGGTGGGGGGATACAACGTCGCCGCCCTGATCGAGCTGCTGAAGCACTCCGACCCTGCACTGGCTGGCTGTGCTGCTGAGGGACTCAGCCGAACGCTGCTCGTCTACGACGCCTTCAACGAAGTGATGGATCTGGCGGCGGACAACCGCTTCGCCAAGCAAGTTGTGGACAGCTGGGCCGCAGCCGAGTGGTTCACCGCCAAGCCCGAACTGGCCAAGAGCATCACCGTGACGGTCTTCAAGGTTGAAGGCGAAACCAACACGGACGATCTGTCGCCGGCCACCCACGCCACCACCCGGCCGGACATCCCCGTCCATGCCCTGGCGATGCTCGAGACCCGCGATCCGGAGGGACTGAAAACCATCGCAAGCCTCAAAGAGAAAGGCCATCCCGTGGCCTACGTCGGTGATGTGGTGGGAACCGGCAGCTCCCGCAAGAGCGCCATCAATTCGGTGCTCTGGCACACCGGCAATGACATTCCCCATGTGCCCAACAAACGGGCCGGCGGCGTGATCCTTGGCGGCAAGATCGCCCCGATCTTTTTCAACACCGCTGAAGACTCCGGTGCCCTGCCGATCGAATGCGATGTCACCGACCTGAACACTGGTGATGTGATCACCATTCGCCCCCACGCCGGCACGATCGAACGGGACGGCAAGGTTGTGAGTCGGTTCGAGCTGAAGCCCACCACCATCAGCGACGAGGTGCGGGCCGGCGGTCGCATCCCCCTGATGATCGGTCGCGCCCTCACCGACAAGGTGCGCGCCAAGCTTGGCCTCACCCCTTCGGATCTGTTCATCCGCCCCTCAGCCCCGGCAGACACCGGCAAGGGCTTCACCTTGGCGCAGAAGATGGTGGGCAAGGCCTGCGGTCTTGCAGGCGTCCGACCCGGCACCAGCTGCGAACCGCTGATGACCACCGTCGGCTCCCAGGACACCACCGGCCCGATGACGCGGGACGAAATGAAGGAACTGGCCTGCCTGGGCTTCTCCTCCGACCTGGTGATGCAGAGCTTCTGCCATACCGCCGCTTATCCGAAGCCGGTGGATCTGCAGACCCAGAACGAACTGCCCGACTTCTTCGCCCAGCGTGGTGGCGTGGCCCTTCGGCCCGGTGACGGCATCATCCACAGCTGGCTGAACCGGATGCTTCTGCCCGACACCGTCGGCACCGGCGGCGACAGCCACACCCGCTTCCCCCTCGGCATTTCCTTCCCAGGCGGCTCTGGGGTGGTGGCCTTTGCAGCCGCCATCGGCGCCATGCCACTGGACATGCCTGAATCGGTGCTGGTGCGCTTCAGCGGGTCCCTGCAACCGGGCGTCACGCTCCGGGACGTGGTGAACGCCATCCCCTGGGTGGCCATTCAGCGGGGACTGCTCACCGTTGAAAAGGCCAACAAGAAGAACCTGTTCAACGGCCGGATCATGGAGATCGAAGGTCTGCCCGACCTGAAGCTGGAACAGGCCTTCGAACTCACCGATGCCAGCGCCGAACGCTCCTGCGCCGGCTGCACGATCAAGCTCTCCGAAGACACGGTGAGCGAATACCTGCGCAGCAACGTGGCGCTGCTGAAGAACATGATTGCCCGCGGCTACAGCGACGCCCGCACCCTGGCCCGCCGGATCAAGGAGATGGAGGCCTGGCTGGCAAATCCCCAGCTGATGAGTGCTGACACAGACGCGGAGTACGCGGAAGTGCTGGAGATCAACCTCGACGAGCTCACCGAACCGGTGGTGGCCTGCCCCAACGATCCCGACAACGTGAAGCTGCTCAGCGAGGTGGCTGGTGACCCTGTGCAGGAGGTGTTCATCGGCTCCTGCATGACCAACATCGGCCACTACCGCGCCGCGGCCAAGGTGCTGGAAGGCGCCGGCCAGAACACGGCGCGCCTGTGGGTCTGTCCCCCAACGCGGATGGACGAAGAGACCCTCAAAGAGGAGGGCTACTACGCCACCTTCGAGGCCGCCGGGTCCCGCATGGAGATGCCGGGTTGCTCCCTCTGCATGGGCAACCAAGCCCGCGTGGAGGACAACACCACCGTGTTCTCCACCAGCACCCGCAACTTCAACAACCGCCTGGGCAAGGGTGCTCAGGTGTACCTGGGCAGTGCCGAACTGGCCGCCGTCTGCGCCCAGCTGGGACGCATTCCCACCCCGGAGGAATACCGCAGAATTGCGGCCGAGAAGATCGATCCCCTCTCCGACGAGCTCTACCGCTACCTGAACTTCGATCAGATCAGCGGCTTTGAAGACCAGGGGCGCGTGGTCAGTGCTGACGACGAAGCAACCGTTCTGGCTCAGGCCTGA
- a CDS encoding ClC family H(+)/Cl(-) exchange transporter, which produces MPSLSEPKQRRHLLGSSRSIRRLLERRWLVVVLALALTGLGAAITGLLFTSGINLLRDWRLDLLDEFPAWVVLPALGAIGGMVSAWLITNLSPAAGGAGITHIMGFLRHRSVPMGLRVGLVKLVAGIIAIGSGFPLGPEGPAVQMGGSVAWQMSRWLRAPVAFRRVIVAAGGGAGIAAVFSAPIGGFIYAIEELLHSARPVVLLLVIITTFSADTLADVLGFLGLNPGGGGLNSTIGFQLEREYTPLVRFLPVDLLYLVALGVVIGVLAELYTRYVLTMQRQGNRWFGDRLILRMTVSGLVLGCVYAALPDAFHNPNELKHLIGAGKADISLALASFVVLFFSTGLAAGSGAPGGLFMPMLTLGGAIGLAGGFGVEALTGHVPTTYVFAGMGAFVAGCSRTPISAMFLAFALTKDLLILKPILVACLTSFVIARVFHPHSIYERQMGMELDAEDRMAMKLNRYRRPFTPPTPPSGPTGGPS; this is translated from the coding sequence GTGCCATCCCTGAGCGAACCCAAGCAACGACGCCACCTCCTGGGCTCCAGCCGGAGCATCAGGAGGTTGTTGGAACGCCGCTGGCTGGTGGTGGTTCTGGCTCTGGCGCTCACGGGCCTTGGAGCTGCCATCACCGGCCTGCTGTTCACCAGCGGCATCAACCTGCTGCGGGATTGGCGGCTCGACCTGCTCGATGAATTTCCAGCCTGGGTGGTGCTCCCCGCCCTCGGCGCCATCGGCGGCATGGTCTCGGCCTGGTTGATCACCAACCTGTCTCCAGCCGCTGGCGGAGCCGGGATCACCCACATCATGGGCTTCCTGCGCCACCGGTCGGTTCCGATGGGGCTTCGGGTGGGCCTGGTGAAACTGGTGGCCGGCATCATTGCCATCGGCTCGGGTTTCCCCCTGGGCCCGGAAGGCCCCGCCGTTCAGATGGGCGGCTCCGTGGCCTGGCAGATGTCCCGCTGGCTGCGGGCACCGGTGGCCTTTCGCCGGGTGATTGTGGCCGCCGGTGGTGGTGCCGGTATTGCCGCCGTATTCAGTGCTCCCATCGGTGGATTCATCTACGCGATCGAGGAGCTGCTCCACTCCGCCAGGCCCGTGGTGCTGCTGCTGGTGATCATCACCACCTTCTCGGCCGACACCCTGGCGGATGTGCTGGGCTTTCTTGGCCTCAACCCCGGGGGCGGCGGGCTCAACAGCACCATCGGGTTTCAACTGGAACGGGAGTACACCCCCCTGGTGCGCTTCCTGCCAGTGGATCTGCTGTATCTGGTGGCTCTCGGTGTGGTGATCGGTGTGCTGGCGGAGCTTTACACCCGCTACGTGCTCACCATGCAGCGGCAGGGCAACCGTTGGTTCGGAGACCGACTGATCCTGCGCATGACGGTGAGCGGGCTCGTGCTGGGCTGCGTTTATGCAGCCCTGCCGGATGCCTTCCATAACCCCAACGAACTGAAGCACCTGATTGGAGCCGGCAAGGCCGATATCAGCCTGGCCCTCGCCAGCTTTGTGGTGCTCTTCTTCAGCACCGGACTGGCGGCGGGATCAGGAGCACCAGGGGGACTGTTCATGCCGATGCTGACGCTGGGAGGGGCCATTGGCTTAGCCGGTGGATTTGGCGTTGAGGCCCTCACCGGCCATGTACCCACCACCTATGTGTTCGCGGGCATGGGCGCCTTCGTTGCAGGCTGTTCCCGCACGCCGATCTCGGCGATGTTCCTGGCCTTTGCCCTCACCAAGGATCTGCTGATCCTCAAACCGATCCTGGTGGCCTGTCTCACCAGCTTCGTGATCGCCCGAGTGTTCCACCCCCACTCGATCTACGAGCGTCAGATGGGCATGGAACTCGACGCTGAAGATCGGATGGCCATGAAGCTCAATCGCTACAGACGTCCGTTCACGCCGCCAACCCCGCCATCAGGCCCAACAGGAGGCCCCAGCTGA
- a CDS encoding radical SAM protein: MLAFPSTYTVGITSLGYQIVWSTLAMRSDVDVRRLFTDQGDPPHRHCDLFGLSLSWELDGPVLLDLLEQQRIPIWSHARTDEHPIVFGGGPVLTANPEPLAPFFDVVLLGDGEDLLPAFIDALQSVKGQPRAEQLQHLARVPGIYVPELHAPRYAADGTLLGVAPVDATLPERVAKQTWRGNSLSHSTVITPEAAWPDIHMVEVVRSCPELCRFCLASYLTLPFRTPSLDDGLIPAVEKGLKATKRLGLLGASVTQHPQFGDLLHWLAQDRFDDLRVSVSSVRAATVTPKLAAVLAGRGSKSLTIAIESGSERMRRVVNKKLSGEEIEAAARHAKQGGLKALKLYGMVGLPCEDNDDVESTAALLLSLKKGTPGLRFTLGVSTFVPKAHTPFQWQGVRPEAEKRLKLLAKRLKPKGIDLRPESYGWSVIQALLSRSDRRLAPVIAAVRGSQESLGGWKKAYRAALAGELPEARSAGVVLPLPPSWESVVHDAWASDTVLPWCHLDGPLSQEKLQEHRQEALNLG; encoded by the coding sequence GTGCTGGCCTTTCCCAGCACCTACACCGTGGGCATCACCAGCCTCGGTTATCAGATCGTCTGGTCCACCCTGGCGATGCGGTCCGACGTCGACGTGCGCCGGCTCTTCACTGATCAAGGAGATCCACCCCACAGGCACTGCGACCTATTTGGGCTTTCTCTCAGCTGGGAACTCGACGGACCAGTCCTGCTCGATCTGCTGGAACAGCAGCGCATCCCGATCTGGAGCCACGCGCGCACCGACGAGCATCCAATCGTGTTTGGTGGCGGACCTGTACTGACCGCCAATCCCGAGCCCCTTGCACCATTTTTTGATGTCGTGCTGCTGGGCGATGGCGAGGATCTGCTGCCCGCCTTTATCGATGCCCTTCAGAGCGTGAAGGGCCAACCCCGAGCCGAACAACTGCAACATCTGGCCCGGGTGCCAGGGATCTACGTGCCTGAGCTCCATGCACCCCGCTATGCAGCGGACGGCACCCTTTTGGGGGTGGCACCGGTGGATGCAACTCTTCCAGAACGGGTGGCCAAACAGACATGGCGCGGCAACAGCCTCAGCCACTCGACGGTGATCACGCCGGAAGCCGCTTGGCCTGACATCCACATGGTGGAAGTGGTGCGCAGCTGCCCGGAACTGTGCCGCTTTTGCCTGGCCAGCTATCTGACCCTGCCGTTCCGAACACCGTCGTTGGATGACGGGCTGATCCCGGCCGTGGAAAAAGGCCTTAAAGCCACCAAACGCCTCGGGCTGCTGGGAGCGTCCGTAACCCAGCACCCCCAGTTCGGCGATCTACTCCATTGGCTAGCCCAAGATCGTTTCGATGACCTACGCGTCAGCGTTAGTTCCGTGCGGGCCGCAACGGTCACTCCGAAGCTGGCGGCAGTGTTGGCAGGACGAGGCAGCAAATCCCTCACCATCGCGATCGAAAGCGGCAGCGAGCGCATGCGCCGCGTGGTGAACAAAAAGCTCAGCGGCGAAGAAATCGAAGCCGCCGCCCGCCATGCCAAGCAAGGTGGCCTCAAGGCCTTGAAGCTCTACGGAATGGTGGGACTTCCCTGTGAAGACAACGACGATGTGGAAAGCACCGCAGCGCTACTGCTGAGCCTAAAGAAAGGCACCCCTGGGCTGCGCTTCACCTTGGGGGTGAGCACCTTTGTGCCGAAGGCGCACACCCCGTTCCAATGGCAAGGGGTACGCCCTGAAGCGGAAAAACGCCTGAAGCTGCTGGCGAAACGTCTCAAACCCAAAGGCATTGATCTGCGCCCGGAAAGCTATGGCTGGAGCGTGATTCAGGCCCTGCTGTCTCGAAGCGACCGGCGCCTGGCCCCCGTGATCGCTGCGGTGCGCGGCTCCCAGGAAAGCCTGGGGGGTTGGAAAAAGGCCTACCGAGCGGCCCTGGCCGGTGAACTTCCTGAAGCCCGCAGCGCAGGCGTTGTCTTACCGCTGCCTCCCAGTTGGGAGAGCGTGGTGCACGATGCATGGGCCTCTGACACGGTGTTGCCCTGGTGCCATCTCGATGGCCCCTTGAGTCAGGAGAAGCTGCAGGAACACAGGCAAGAGGCCCTCAACCTGGGCTGA
- a CDS encoding O-antigen ligase, with translation MTARLYAWLRGDCPVAASPWGWCLFQLGLLLLPSSVLLASLLFVPALVLGSLRRECAYWHDRWNWPLLLAGGLMLLGCFSALRADLAWAGLANWLPFFWGFWGFQPYVAEAGARRRTALWMVAGTVPVVVTGLGQLWLGWQGPWQFLGGLVIWFMAPGGEPEGRLSGLFDYANIAAAWLALVWPLVLAALVQPGLDRRRRSVVLILAVALVTALVLTESRNGWGALVLALPLVLGPVSWPWLLPLLALGLIPVLLAVWPGVPELLQDPARALVPESVWSRLSDSRYAGERVLASTRLSQWGVALQLIAERPWLGWGAAAFSVLYPLRTGKWHGHSHNLPLELAVSSGVPAALALVGLVLVLLIVSLRCSRMGLFDRAWWAAVLVLVVLHGTDVPFFDSRINIAGWILLAGLRSRIRQTETAAFSPG, from the coding sequence ATGACGGCACGTCTGTACGCATGGCTGAGAGGCGACTGTCCGGTCGCCGCATCCCCCTGGGGTTGGTGCTTGTTTCAGCTCGGACTGCTGTTGCTTCCCTCGTCAGTGTTGCTGGCAAGCCTGCTGTTTGTGCCGGCCTTGGTCCTGGGCAGCCTCCGTCGTGAATGCGCCTACTGGCATGACCGCTGGAACTGGCCGCTTCTGTTGGCTGGCGGGCTCATGTTGCTCGGCTGTTTCAGCGCCTTGCGTGCTGACCTGGCTTGGGCAGGTCTGGCTAATTGGCTTCCTTTCTTTTGGGGATTCTGGGGGTTCCAGCCCTATGTGGCGGAGGCGGGGGCGCGCCGCCGAACGGCGCTCTGGATGGTGGCGGGCACGGTGCCTGTTGTGGTGACTGGATTGGGTCAGTTGTGGTTGGGTTGGCAGGGCCCCTGGCAGTTCTTGGGGGGCCTGGTGATCTGGTTCATGGCTCCTGGAGGTGAGCCGGAGGGCCGGCTGTCGGGTTTGTTCGATTACGCCAACATCGCCGCGGCCTGGTTGGCGCTGGTGTGGCCGTTGGTGCTGGCGGCCCTGGTGCAACCCGGACTCGATCGCCGTCGTCGGAGTGTTGTGCTGATCCTGGCTGTCGCTTTGGTGACGGCTCTCGTGCTCACGGAGTCCCGCAACGGCTGGGGCGCGTTGGTGCTGGCGTTGCCCCTGGTGCTTGGACCGGTGAGTTGGCCCTGGTTGCTGCCCCTGTTGGCCCTGGGATTGATCCCTGTTCTGCTGGCGGTGTGGCCCGGTGTCCCGGAGCTGCTCCAGGACCCTGCCCGGGCATTGGTGCCTGAGTCGGTGTGGTCACGGCTCAGCGACAGCCGCTATGCGGGGGAGCGTGTCTTGGCCTCTACCCGTCTCAGTCAGTGGGGTGTGGCTTTGCAGTTAATCGCTGAACGCCCATGGCTGGGCTGGGGTGCTGCCGCTTTTTCTGTGCTGTACCCCTTGCGCACGGGCAAATGGCATGGCCATTCCCACAACCTGCCATTGGAGCTGGCGGTCAGCAGTGGGGTGCCGGCGGCGCTTGCGCTGGTGGGTCTGGTGCTGGTGTTGTTGATCGTCTCCTTGCGCTGCAGCCGCATGGGTTTGTTTGATCGTGCTTGGTGGGCTGCGGTATTGGTGCTGGTGGTGCTTCACGGCACTGATGTGCCGTTCTTTGACAGCCGCATAAACATTGCCGGTTGGATCCTGTTGGCCGGACTGCGCAGTCGGATTCGGCAGACCGAGACGGCAGCGTTCAGCCCAGGTTGA
- the purU gene encoding formyltetrahydrofolate deformylase, protein MSDATVILQMICPDRPGLVSELAGWVAANGGSIRHADHHTDAGAGVFLSRIEWQLQGFGIPRDVLPEAAQALGQRLGGEAQLHFSDEYPRVAIFASKQSHCLQDLLWRVQSGELPMQVPLVIANHPDLEPLCASFEIPFVCVPVSRDTKAEAEQRILELLEKNKVELAVLAKYMQVLSSDFLERFPQVINIHHSFLPAFKGAQPYHRAWDRGVKLIGATAHYVTEDLDDGPIIEQTTVSVSHRDEVEDLIRKGRDTERLALARALRLHLRRQVMVYRGRTAVFA, encoded by the coding sequence GTGAGTGACGCCACGGTCATCCTTCAGATGATCTGCCCCGATCGTCCGGGCTTGGTCAGTGAATTGGCGGGTTGGGTGGCGGCCAACGGCGGCAGCATTCGCCATGCCGATCACCACACGGATGCGGGAGCTGGGGTGTTTCTCAGCCGGATTGAGTGGCAGCTCCAGGGATTCGGCATTCCCCGCGATGTGCTTCCTGAAGCGGCCCAGGCTCTGGGACAGCGGCTTGGTGGCGAGGCGCAGCTCCACTTCTCAGACGAGTATCCCCGTGTGGCGATTTTTGCCAGCAAGCAGAGCCACTGCCTGCAGGACTTGCTCTGGCGGGTTCAAAGCGGGGAGCTGCCGATGCAGGTTCCCCTGGTCATCGCCAACCATCCGGATCTGGAACCCCTGTGTGCATCCTTTGAGATTCCGTTTGTTTGTGTTCCCGTCAGTCGGGACACCAAAGCGGAAGCGGAGCAGCGGATCCTGGAGCTGCTTGAAAAGAACAAGGTTGAACTTGCGGTGCTGGCCAAATACATGCAGGTGCTGAGCAGTGATTTCCTTGAGCGTTTCCCCCAGGTGATCAACATCCACCATTCGTTTCTGCCAGCGTTCAAGGGTGCTCAGCCGTACCACCGGGCCTGGGACCGTGGGGTCAAGCTCATCGGCGCTACAGCCCACTACGTCACCGAAGATCTGGATGACGGCCCGATCATTGAGCAAACCACCGTTTCAGTCAGCCATCGGGACGAAGTGGAGGATCTGATCCGCAAGGGCCGTGACACGGAACGCCTTGCCTTGGCGCGGGCCCTTCGCTTGCATCTGCGCCGTCAGGTGATGGTCTATCGCGGGCGTACCGCTGTTTTTGCATGA
- the psbQ gene encoding photosystem II protein PsbQ — MLKALSRLAAFCLCVALSLGLMAPAVNAAGISPDDLGVIRRQAAAFEDAKSRLPDLARLVSEKDWVFTRNLLHGPMQEVSREMLYINQRLDKSERKEATKVARSLKEALADLDEAARLQDFSRLQKSYSAVAAGFDAYSDLIPAEAFN, encoded by the coding sequence ATGCTGAAGGCTTTGAGCCGCCTTGCCGCGTTCTGCCTCTGCGTCGCTTTGAGCCTGGGTCTGATGGCCCCGGCTGTTAATGCTGCCGGCATCAGTCCTGACGACCTGGGCGTGATCCGGCGCCAGGCCGCAGCCTTTGAAGACGCAAAATCCCGTCTGCCTGATCTGGCCCGGCTGGTGAGTGAAAAGGATTGGGTGTTCACCCGCAACCTCCTGCATGGCCCCATGCAGGAAGTGAGCCGGGAAATGCTCTACATCAACCAGCGCCTCGACAAGAGCGAGCGCAAGGAAGCCACCAAGGTGGCCCGCTCCTTGAAAGAAGCTCTGGCCGATCTGGATGAAGCGGCACGCCTGCAGGACTTCAGCCGTCTGCAGAAGTCCTACAGCGCCGTGGCTGCCGGATTTGACGCCTACAGCGATCTGATCCCCGCTGAGGCCTTCAACTGA